The nucleotide window TGCCCTGATAACTATATGGTGAGGTCCGCGGTTTATAAACACCGCCGCGCAACAACCCGGCCCCGGCCAGTCTGACCGCCGCGGCCGCTTCGCTGATTTGGGCGGCTGATTCCACCGCGCAGGGGCCGCCAATCACCGCAAAATGACCGCCGCCAAACGCCGCCCGGCCAATCCTTATCACTGTATCGGCTTGCTGCGGTCTTCTTCCGGCCAGCGGATAATGTCCGGCAATTTGCTGCAAATCATTCTCATTCATAAGTCTGCTCCCTTTGGCACAAAATTCATAGAAAAGACAGCCTCGCAATGAAAACCACTGCCAGGCTGCCCAAATTTCCTGCGGAATTGTCTCATTCTCTGTTTTTCATCGCATACTATCCTTTTCGTTGCCGCAGAGTGAAATTCCTTTGC belongs to Negativicutes bacterium and includes:
- a CDS encoding 3-deoxy-7-phosphoheptulonate synthase, with the protein product MNENDLQQIAGHYPLAGRRPQQADTVIRIGRAAFGGGHFAVIGGPCAVESAAQISEAAAAVRLAGAGLLRGGVYKPRTSPYSYQG